Proteins encoded by one window of Modestobacter marinus:
- a CDS encoding DUF1116 domain-containing protein, translating into MTEPLGGLLSAPPTIVAAGVEVFSTALRQQGASVTDVDWRPPGFGSADDLTQLALDPRRASANRVAVERVLAAGSLLVDVRPAREVLDLPDRMLLHSGPPLTWETASGPMRGALIGACVFEGWATDVSDAERVLAAGEITLDPCHHHRTVGPMAGVTSPSMWMWCLEDPANGGQAWCNLNEGLGKVLRMGAYSDEVLTRLAWMRDVLGPVLQRAVRSRPEPLDVKAIMAQMLQMGDEGHNRNRAGSLMALRELSPSIVGVDAPAQDIAEVLRFIGGNEHFYLNLGMPTAKLAMDAARDVPGSTMVTVLSRNGTEFGIQTAGTGDRWFTAPANTPVGLYLGDYGPEDANPDIGDSAIMEAYGVGGFSMAAAPAIVRFVGGTVPDALATTERMYQLTLAENPAMQIPIMGFRGSPTGIDVLKVARTGWLPQINTGMAGRVAGTGQVGAGLVQPPQACFEQALAALAEESRAR; encoded by the coding sequence ATGACCGAGCCGCTCGGTGGACTGCTGTCCGCCCCGCCGACCATCGTCGCCGCCGGCGTCGAGGTGTTCTCCACCGCGCTCCGGCAGCAGGGCGCGAGCGTCACCGACGTCGACTGGCGCCCACCGGGCTTCGGCAGCGCCGACGACCTCACCCAGCTCGCGCTGGACCCGCGCCGGGCGAGCGCCAACCGGGTCGCCGTGGAGCGGGTGCTCGCGGCGGGCTCCCTGCTGGTCGACGTCCGGCCCGCCCGCGAGGTGCTCGACCTGCCCGACCGGATGCTGCTGCACTCCGGCCCGCCGCTCACCTGGGAGACCGCCTCCGGCCCCATGCGCGGCGCGCTGATCGGCGCCTGCGTCTTCGAGGGCTGGGCCACCGACGTCTCCGACGCCGAGCGCGTCCTGGCCGCCGGCGAGATCACCCTCGACCCCTGCCACCACCACCGCACGGTCGGCCCGATGGCCGGGGTGACCAGCCCGTCGATGTGGATGTGGTGCCTGGAGGACCCGGCCAACGGCGGGCAGGCCTGGTGCAACCTCAACGAGGGCCTGGGCAAGGTGCTGCGGATGGGCGCCTACAGCGACGAGGTGCTCACCCGGCTGGCCTGGATGCGCGACGTGCTCGGGCCGGTGCTCCAGCGCGCCGTCCGGAGCCGCCCCGAGCCGCTGGACGTCAAGGCGATCATGGCCCAGATGCTCCAGATGGGCGACGAGGGGCACAACCGCAACCGCGCCGGGTCGCTGATGGCGCTGCGCGAGCTCTCGCCGTCCATCGTCGGCGTCGACGCGCCGGCCCAGGACATCGCCGAGGTGCTGCGCTTCATCGGCGGCAACGAGCACTTCTACCTGAACCTGGGCATGCCGACGGCGAAGCTCGCGATGGACGCCGCCCGCGACGTCCCCGGCTCGACGATGGTCACCGTGCTGTCCCGCAACGGCACCGAGTTCGGCATCCAGACCGCCGGCACCGGCGACCGCTGGTTCACCGCCCCGGCCAACACCCCGGTCGGGCTCTACCTCGGCGACTACGGCCCCGAGGACGCGAACCCCGACATCGGCGACTCCGCGATCATGGAGGCGTACGGCGTCGGCGGGTTCTCCATGGCCGCCGCACCTGCGATCGTCCGGTTCGTCGGCGGCACCGTGCCCGACGCGCTGGCGACCACCGAGCGGATGTACCAGCTCACCCTGGCCGAGAACCCGGCGATGCAGATCCCGATCATGGGCTTCCGCGGCTCCCCGACCGGGATCGACGTCCTGAAGGTCGCCCGGACCGGCTGGCTGCCGCAGATCAACACCGGCATGGCCGGCCGGGTCGCCGGCACCGGTCAGGTCGGCGCCGGTCTCGTGCAGCCGCCGCAGGCCTGCTTCGAGCAGGCCCTGGCCGCGCTCGCCGAGGAGTCCCGCGCCCGCTGA
- a CDS encoding FdrA family protein, with product MSDSPVRHVSLRSGVYADSVRLMQVSREIGDRPGVHAVVVAMATPLNLELAAGMGLAPDGEAKPDQLIIALTATDDAELAAAVAAVDAALTARADRGEAQTIPARTIGAGLDGAADPALAIISVPGPYAVAEAADAIAAGRSVLIFSDGVPVEHEVALKRAAHDAGVLVMGPDCGTAIVSGVALGFANVVRRGPVGLVAASGTGAQQVSCLLDAAGVGVSHLLGVGGRDLSAAVGGLATLDALAALDADPATERVLLVSKPPEPSVAARVAEVAQGLDVPVRSAALSAEQPDLTAAVEALLGDLGVAVPEWPSRPGTADAVPPGAVLKGFYSGGTLADETMLIAAPALGDIRSNTPLRPELDLGTDLGATGHVVVDFGDDALTVGRAHPMIDPTLRLEAIAGLAESGEPAVLLLDVVLGHGADPDPAATLVPALRSAGLPTVVALVGTEADPQCWSRQADALAEAGAAVFASNAAATRYALALIGDQA from the coding sequence GTGAGCGACAGTCCAGTCCGGCACGTCTCCCTGCGCAGCGGCGTCTACGCCGACTCCGTCCGGCTCATGCAGGTCAGCCGCGAGATCGGTGACCGCCCCGGCGTGCACGCCGTCGTCGTCGCGATGGCCACGCCGCTGAACCTCGAACTCGCCGCCGGCATGGGCCTGGCCCCCGACGGCGAGGCGAAGCCCGACCAGCTGATCATCGCGCTGACCGCCACGGACGACGCCGAGCTGGCCGCCGCGGTCGCCGCCGTCGACGCCGCGCTCACCGCCCGCGCCGACCGGGGTGAGGCGCAGACCATCCCGGCCCGCACGATCGGCGCCGGCCTCGACGGCGCCGCCGACCCGGCGCTGGCGATCATCAGCGTCCCCGGGCCCTACGCGGTCGCCGAGGCCGCCGACGCCATCGCCGCCGGCCGGTCGGTGCTCATCTTCAGCGACGGGGTGCCGGTCGAGCACGAGGTCGCGCTCAAGCGCGCCGCGCACGACGCCGGCGTCCTGGTCATGGGCCCGGACTGCGGGACGGCGATCGTCTCCGGTGTCGCCCTGGGCTTCGCCAACGTCGTCCGCCGTGGCCCGGTGGGCCTGGTCGCGGCCTCGGGCACCGGCGCCCAGCAGGTCAGCTGCCTGCTCGACGCCGCCGGCGTGGGGGTCTCGCACCTCCTGGGCGTCGGCGGCCGCGACCTCTCCGCGGCCGTGGGCGGGCTGGCCACCCTCGACGCGCTCGCCGCGCTCGACGCGGACCCGGCCACCGAGCGGGTGCTGCTGGTCTCCAAGCCCCCGGAGCCCTCGGTCGCCGCCCGCGTCGCCGAGGTCGCGCAGGGGCTGGACGTCCCGGTCCGTTCCGCCGCGCTCAGCGCCGAGCAGCCCGACCTCACCGCCGCCGTCGAGGCGCTGCTGGGCGACCTGGGCGTCGCCGTCCCCGAGTGGCCCTCCCGGCCCGGGACCGCGGATGCGGTGCCGCCCGGCGCCGTCCTCAAGGGCTTCTACTCCGGCGGCACCCTGGCCGACGAGACGATGCTGATCGCCGCCCCGGCCCTGGGCGACATCCGCTCCAACACCCCGCTGCGCCCCGAGCTCGACCTGGGCACCGACCTGGGCGCGACGGGGCACGTGGTCGTGGACTTCGGCGACGACGCGCTGACCGTGGGCCGGGCGCACCCGATGATCGACCCGACGCTGCGGCTGGAGGCGATCGCCGGCCTGGCGGAGAGCGGGGAGCCCGCCGTCCTGCTGCTCGACGTCGTCCTCGGCCACGGCGCCGACCCCGACCCGGCCGCCACCCTCGTGCCCGCCCTGCGGTCGGCCGGCCTGCCCACGGTCGTGGCGCTGGTCGGCACCGAGGCGGACCCCCAGTGCTGGTCGCGGCAGGCCGACGCGCTCGCCGAGGCCGGCGCCGCCGTCTTCGCCTCCAACGCCGCCGCCACCCGCTACGCCCTCGCGCTGATCGGAGACCAGGCATGA
- a CDS encoding organic hydroperoxide resistance protein, whose product MPSIYTAVATATGDGRNGHTRSSDGLIDQDLATPKEMGGEGGATNPEQLFAAGYAACFLSALKMVARKQKAPISDAGVTAEVGIGPDDAGGFGLEVDLHVELGGVDQATADQLVEAAHQVCPYSNATRGNVPVTLETTVA is encoded by the coding sequence GTGCCCAGCATCTACACCGCCGTCGCCACCGCCACCGGGGACGGCCGCAACGGCCACACCCGTTCCTCGGACGGCCTGATCGACCAGGACCTCGCGACGCCGAAGGAGATGGGCGGTGAGGGTGGCGCCACCAACCCCGAGCAGCTGTTCGCCGCCGGCTACGCCGCGTGCTTCCTCTCCGCGCTGAAGATGGTGGCCCGCAAGCAGAAGGCCCCGATCAGTGACGCCGGCGTCACCGCCGAGGTCGGCATCGGCCCGGACGACGCCGGTGGCTTCGGCCTCGAGGTGGACCTGCACGTCGAGCTCGGTGGCGTCGACCAGGCGACCGCGGACCAGCTCGTCGAGGCGGCGCACCAGGTCTGCCCGTACTCCAACGCCACCCGCGGCAACGTCCCGGTCACCCTGGAGACCACCGTCGCCTGA
- a CDS encoding ring-opening amidohydrolase — MPAPIEVRKVPLHNVSDASELAKLIDDGVMDADRVIAVIGKTEGNGGVNDYTRIIADRAFREVLMEKGSRSKEEVGEIPIVWSGGTDGVISPHATIFATLPEDAVEKTDEPRLTVGFAMSEVLLPEDIGRLTMVEKVAEGVRRAMAEAGITDPADVHYVQTKTPLLTIETIREAKSRGQETYYDEPHGSMDLSNGTTALGIALALGEIEMPEQKQVMRDFSLFSAVASCSSGVELDRAQIVVVGNARGHGGNYRIGHSVMNDALDQDGIWNAIRDAGLDLPERPHTSDLDGNLVNVFLKCEADPTGYVRGRRNAMLDDSDVFWHRQIKATVGGVAASVTGDPAVFVSVAAVHQGPSGGGPVAAIVKA, encoded by the coding sequence ATGCCCGCACCGATCGAGGTCCGCAAGGTCCCGCTGCACAACGTCAGCGATGCCTCCGAGCTCGCCAAGCTCATCGACGACGGCGTCATGGACGCCGACCGGGTCATCGCCGTCATCGGCAAGACCGAGGGCAACGGCGGCGTCAACGACTACACCCGGATCATCGCCGACCGCGCCTTCCGCGAGGTGCTGATGGAGAAGGGGTCGCGGAGCAAGGAGGAAGTCGGGGAGATCCCGATCGTGTGGTCCGGTGGCACGGACGGCGTCATCAGCCCGCACGCCACCATCTTCGCCACGCTGCCCGAGGACGCGGTGGAGAAGACCGACGAGCCGCGGCTGACCGTCGGGTTCGCCATGAGCGAGGTGCTGCTGCCCGAGGACATCGGCCGGCTGACCATGGTGGAGAAGGTCGCCGAGGGCGTGCGCCGGGCGATGGCCGAGGCGGGCATCACCGACCCGGCCGACGTCCACTACGTGCAGACCAAGACGCCGTTGCTGACCATCGAGACGATCCGCGAGGCCAAGTCGCGCGGGCAGGAGACGTACTACGACGAGCCGCACGGCTCGATGGACCTCTCCAACGGCACGACGGCCCTGGGCATCGCCCTGGCGCTCGGCGAGATCGAGATGCCGGAGCAGAAGCAGGTCATGCGCGACTTCTCGCTGTTCAGCGCGGTCGCGTCCTGCTCGTCGGGCGTGGAGCTGGACCGGGCGCAGATCGTCGTCGTCGGCAACGCCCGCGGGCACGGCGGCAACTACCGGATCGGCCACTCGGTGATGAACGACGCACTCGACCAGGACGGCATCTGGAACGCCATCCGGGACGCCGGCCTCGACCTGCCCGAGCGGCCGCACACCTCGGACCTGGACGGGAACCTGGTCAACGTCTTCCTCAAGTGCGAGGCCGACCCGACCGGCTACGTGCGCGGCCGGCGCAACGCGATGCTGGACGACTCCGACGTCTTCTGGCACCGGCAGATCAAGGCCACCGTCGGCGGCGTGGCCGCCTCGGTGACCGGCGACCCGGCGGTGTTCGTCTCGGTGGCCGCCGTGCACCAGGGCCCGTCTGGCGGCGGCCCGGTCGCCGCCATCGTCAAGGCCTGA
- a CDS encoding PHP domain-containing protein, with translation MLPPDNHVHSEFSWDTGPRASLLRACERAVEIGLPAIAFTEHLDFTVWDAADRATAQGLTDRHPANQLPIDVDLYAETIWEARQRFPTLRVWSGVEAGEPHLFGASVAAHLGASPVDRVLGSLHSLPVDGRLMGVNRLLHAPGIDVIATMRRYLTEMVAMIESSDVFQVLAHCDYPRRYWPGGREQYPQAVFEEEYRAVFRALAAGGRALEVNTTSPLWSVELLRWYREEGGDAVSFGSDGHQPHLVGQRFDLAVDVVEQAGFRPGRDRFDFWRR, from the coding sequence ATGCTGCCCCCGGACAACCACGTGCACTCGGAGTTCTCGTGGGACACCGGCCCACGGGCCTCGCTGCTGCGCGCCTGCGAGCGCGCCGTGGAGATCGGCCTCCCGGCCATCGCCTTCACCGAGCACCTGGACTTCACCGTCTGGGACGCCGCCGACCGCGCCACCGCGCAGGGGCTGACCGACCGCCACCCGGCCAACCAGCTGCCGATCGACGTCGACCTCTACGCCGAGACGATCTGGGAGGCCCGCCAGCGGTTCCCGACGCTGCGGGTCTGGTCCGGGGTCGAGGCCGGCGAGCCGCACCTGTTCGGGGCCAGCGTGGCCGCACACCTGGGCGCCTCCCCGGTCGACCGGGTCCTCGGCTCGCTGCACTCGCTGCCCGTCGACGGCCGGCTGATGGGCGTCAACCGCCTGCTCCACGCTCCCGGCATCGACGTGATCGCCACGATGCGCCGCTACCTCACCGAGATGGTGGCGATGATCGAGAGCAGCGACGTCTTCCAGGTGCTGGCCCACTGCGACTACCCGCGGCGCTACTGGCCCGGCGGCCGCGAGCAGTACCCGCAGGCCGTGTTCGAGGAGGAGTACCGCGCGGTGTTCCGGGCGCTGGCGGCCGGCGGCCGGGCGCTGGAGGTCAACACCACCAGCCCGCTGTGGTCGGTGGAGCTGCTCCGCTGGTACCGCGAGGAGGGCGGGGACGCCGTCAGCTTCGGCAGCGACGGCCACCAGCCGCACCTGGTCGGCCAGCGGTTCGACCTGGCGGTCGACGTCGTCGAGCAGGCCGGCTTCCGCCCGGGCCGGGACCGCTTCGACTTCTGGCGCCGCTGA
- a CDS encoding PP2C family protein-serine/threonine phosphatase, translated as MTRSNRLQRALPAGVLAVVTATDVLSGPGQVLLGLVVMAPLLAATTLGRRATVGYAVLALLLAALLGVYDQQYTASTLIPQLVRLLAVVLGGVLAVGACTLRLRREAQLARLSAQAATTEAALRTAEALQVNLLGSPPRVAGLESAVRYLPASRHTQVGGDWYDAFPLPDGGTMLVIGDVAGHDAPAAASMAQTRAMLQAIAQRSTGSPAEVLRDLDEVLAGLELHTLVTVVVARIDPPSTDAADGTRLLRWSNAGHPPPVLARADGGVTLLAQAPESLLGIVPGARRTDHALRLCPGDTLLFYTDGLVERRDAPLDDGLAWLVDEVTRTGRDPLDRLCDDLLGELGGRVDDDVALLAVRLPRAESAGLQPGVR; from the coding sequence TTGACGAGGTCGAATCGCCTGCAGCGGGCACTGCCCGCCGGGGTGCTGGCCGTCGTCACCGCGACCGACGTCCTCAGCGGACCCGGGCAGGTCCTCCTGGGCCTGGTCGTCATGGCCCCGCTGCTGGCGGCGACGACGCTGGGCCGGCGGGCGACGGTGGGCTACGCCGTCCTCGCGCTCCTCCTGGCGGCGCTGCTGGGCGTCTACGACCAGCAGTACACCGCGAGCACGCTGATCCCCCAGCTCGTCCGGCTGCTGGCGGTGGTGCTCGGCGGCGTCCTGGCCGTGGGGGCCTGCACCCTCCGGCTGCGCCGCGAGGCGCAGCTGGCCCGGCTCAGCGCCCAGGCGGCCACCACCGAGGCGGCGCTGCGGACGGCGGAGGCGCTGCAGGTGAACCTGCTCGGGTCACCGCCCCGGGTGGCGGGCCTGGAGTCGGCGGTGCGCTACCTGCCGGCCAGCCGGCACACCCAGGTCGGCGGTGACTGGTACGACGCCTTCCCCCTGCCGGACGGCGGCACCATGCTGGTCATCGGGGACGTCGCCGGGCACGACGCACCCGCGGCCGCGAGCATGGCGCAGACCCGGGCGATGCTGCAGGCGATCGCCCAGCGGTCGACGGGCTCCCCGGCGGAGGTGCTCCGCGACCTGGACGAGGTGCTGGCCGGTCTGGAGCTGCACACCCTGGTCACGGTGGTCGTGGCGCGGATCGACCCGCCGTCCACCGACGCCGCCGACGGCACCCGGCTGCTCCGGTGGTCCAACGCCGGCCACCCACCGCCGGTGCTGGCCCGGGCCGACGGCGGGGTCACCCTGCTCGCGCAGGCCCCGGAGAGCCTGCTCGGCATCGTCCCCGGCGCCCGGCGCACCGACCACGCGCTGCGGCTGTGCCCCGGCGACACGCTGCTCTTCTACACCGACGGGCTGGTCGAGCGGCGCGACGCACCCCTCGACGACGGGCTGGCCTGGCTGGTCGACGAGGTGACCCGGACCGGCCGCGACCCCCTCGACCGGCTGTGCGACGACCTGCTGGGCGAGCTCGGTGGCCGGGTGGACGACGACGTGGCGCTGCTCGCCGTCCGCCTCCCCCGCGCCGAGTCGGCCGGTCTTCAGCCGGGGGTGCGGTAG
- a CDS encoding lysophospholipid acyltransferase family protein, with protein MTVDAYPIVRALARPLILGLFRPRVEGAEHLPASGPVILAGNHPSTLDQFFPPVLTRRRVTYLAKSEYFTQPGLPGRALRLLLESIGMVPLDRGGATAAEAALRRGREVLADGGVLGIYPEGTRSPDGRLHRGRTGVARLALSTGAPVVPIAVIGSRALMPPGARLPRPGRVVVRIGEPLDFSGHPGPADDGAALRSVTDQVMAELQRLSGAEYVDRYATDVKAERRGRAA; from the coding sequence GTGACCGTGGACGCCTACCCGATCGTCCGCGCCCTCGCCCGGCCGCTGATCCTGGGGCTGTTCCGGCCGCGGGTCGAGGGGGCGGAACACCTCCCGGCCAGCGGGCCGGTGATCCTGGCCGGCAACCACCCCTCCACGCTCGACCAGTTCTTCCCCCCGGTGCTCACCCGCCGGCGGGTGACCTACCTGGCCAAGAGCGAGTACTTCACCCAGCCGGGCCTGCCGGGCCGGGCCCTGCGCCTGCTCCTGGAGAGCATCGGCATGGTCCCGCTGGACCGCGGCGGCGCCACGGCCGCGGAGGCCGCGCTGCGGCGCGGCCGGGAGGTGCTCGCGGACGGCGGGGTGCTCGGCATCTACCCCGAGGGCACCCGGTCGCCCGACGGGCGGCTGCACCGCGGCAGGACCGGGGTGGCGCGGTTGGCGCTGTCCACCGGTGCCCCGGTCGTGCCCATCGCCGTCATCGGCAGCCGCGCGCTCATGCCCCCCGGTGCGCGGTTGCCCCGGCCCGGCCGGGTCGTCGTCCGGATCGGGGAACCGCTGGACTTCTCCGGCCACCCCGGCCCGGCCGACGACGGGGCGGCGCTGCGCAGCGTCACCGACCAGGTCATGGCCGAGCTCCAGCGGCTGTCCGGCGCCGAGTACGTCGACCGGTACGCCACCGACGTCAAGGCCGAGCGCCGGGGCCGCGCGGCCTGA
- a CDS encoding FAD binding domain-containing protein, translating to MKPAPFGYADPTSVDEALDVLTAEGEGAKVLAGGQSLLPLLSMRLAAPTTLVDINRVPGLDQISAGTDGVRVGALVRHAELLASAEAAGVQPLLGRATANVAHPAIRNRGTTVGSIAHADPSGEMTAVLALTGGSVTVATPGGRETIGWGDFFLGPLETSVHGPAVVLEAFFPALPERSGTAFAEIARRKGDYAVCGAGVVVTLDADRRVSSARAAYLSVGLVPEVHDLTDAVVGQPVDTADWAAAGELARGLVDPDGDLHASADYRRLLVATLTARTLADAGAEAARRTA from the coding sequence GTGAAGCCCGCTCCGTTCGGCTATGCCGACCCGACCTCGGTCGACGAGGCGCTCGACGTCCTGACCGCGGAGGGAGAGGGCGCCAAGGTGCTCGCCGGCGGCCAGTCGCTGCTCCCCCTGCTCTCGATGCGACTGGCCGCGCCCACCACCCTGGTCGACATCAACCGGGTGCCCGGCCTGGACCAGATCTCCGCCGGCACCGACGGGGTGCGGGTGGGGGCGCTGGTCCGGCACGCCGAGCTGCTCGCCTCGGCCGAGGCGGCCGGCGTCCAGCCGCTGCTCGGCCGGGCGACGGCGAACGTGGCCCACCCGGCCATCCGCAACCGCGGGACGACGGTGGGCTCGATCGCGCACGCCGACCCCTCGGGCGAGATGACCGCGGTGCTGGCGCTGACCGGCGGCTCAGTCACGGTCGCGACGCCCGGCGGCCGCGAGACGATCGGCTGGGGCGACTTCTTCCTCGGGCCGCTGGAGACCTCGGTGCACGGGCCGGCCGTCGTCCTCGAGGCCTTCTTCCCGGCGCTGCCGGAGCGCTCGGGCACGGCGTTCGCCGAGATCGCCCGGCGCAAGGGCGACTACGCGGTCTGCGGGGCCGGCGTCGTCGTCACCCTGGACGCCGACCGGCGGGTCAGCTCCGCCCGGGCCGCCTACCTGTCGGTCGGGCTGGTGCCCGAGGTCCACGACCTGACCGACGCCGTCGTCGGCCAGCCGGTGGACACCGCCGACTGGGCGGCGGCCGGCGAGCTGGCCCGCGGCCTGGTCGACCCGGACGGCGACCTGCACGCCAGCGCCGACTACAGGCGGCTGCTGGTCGCCACCCTCACCGCCCGCACGCTGGCCGACGCCGGCGCCGAAGCCGCCAGGAGGACCGCGTGA
- a CDS encoding SpoIIE family protein phosphatase has translation MLPGGAHTEAQQLVLGADWAATPLGPVDAWTPTLRTAVGTVLNSRFPMLLMWGPELIMIYNDAYAPMLGGRHPAGLGARLADVWADVWPVIGDMVARVQAGESTYSEDLPLTMSRDGFPEETYFTFSYSPVLEPGGQVAGLLDTAVETTQRVLAARRMRVLQQLGGLPRSVHGSVDAAATAAVDVLAAAGADCPFGLVHLVDDDGGIRLVAGYGVEPDRPRPAAELRAVHQAIATGTVVRLDVPGDRPSGTADGEAEVTTALALPLTVPGSARAVGALVLATSPHLRVDEEYLVFLELAAGQVAASVTDAQAVLGERRRVAERAELDRARAEFFTDVAVTLQRAVLGPTVLPTDFAVHYEPAAGTLEVGGDWYDVVDLPGGGYGVVVGDVVGRGLDAAAVMGQLRSAGRALLLESRSPAHVLSALDRFAALVPGATCSTVFCAVVDPIAGSLQYSSAGHPPALLVDEHGRVTQLEGARGLPLAVLEGAVRPQTDVALPPGSTLLLYTDGLVERRDEALDEGIARASAALVDGRHLATAPLSRLLTDQLLADAPDDDVAFLLYRTPG, from the coding sequence TTGCTGCCCGGGGGAGCGCACACCGAGGCGCAGCAGCTGGTGCTGGGCGCCGACTGGGCAGCGACACCGCTGGGGCCGGTGGATGCCTGGACCCCGACGTTGCGCACCGCCGTCGGCACCGTGCTCAACTCGCGGTTCCCGATGCTCCTCATGTGGGGCCCCGAGCTGATCATGATCTACAACGACGCCTACGCGCCCATGCTCGGCGGCCGGCACCCGGCGGGCCTCGGTGCGCGGCTGGCCGACGTCTGGGCGGACGTCTGGCCGGTGATCGGCGACATGGTCGCCCGGGTGCAGGCCGGGGAGTCGACCTACAGCGAGGACCTGCCGCTGACGATGAGCCGCGACGGCTTCCCCGAGGAGACGTACTTCACCTTCTCCTACAGCCCGGTCCTCGAGCCCGGCGGGCAGGTGGCCGGGCTCCTGGACACCGCCGTGGAGACGACGCAGCGGGTGCTGGCCGCCCGCCGGATGCGGGTCCTGCAGCAGCTCGGCGGCCTGCCGCGGTCCGTGCACGGCAGCGTGGACGCCGCCGCGACCGCGGCGGTGGACGTGCTCGCCGCCGCCGGCGCCGACTGCCCGTTCGGGCTCGTCCACCTTGTGGACGACGACGGCGGCATCCGGCTGGTCGCCGGCTACGGCGTCGAGCCGGACCGCCCGCGGCCGGCCGCCGAACTGCGGGCGGTGCACCAGGCGATCGCCACCGGCACCGTCGTCCGGCTGGACGTGCCCGGCGACCGGCCGTCCGGCACCGCGGACGGCGAGGCGGAGGTGACGACGGCGCTGGCGCTGCCGTTGACGGTCCCCGGGAGCGCGCGGGCCGTCGGGGCGCTCGTGCTCGCCACCAGCCCGCACCTGCGGGTGGACGAGGAGTACCTGGTCTTCCTGGAGCTGGCCGCCGGGCAGGTGGCCGCGTCGGTCACCGACGCCCAGGCGGTGCTCGGGGAGCGACGGCGGGTGGCGGAGCGGGCGGAACTGGACCGGGCGCGGGCGGAGTTCTTCACCGACGTCGCGGTGACCCTGCAGCGCGCCGTCCTCGGCCCGACGGTGCTGCCCACCGACTTCGCGGTGCACTACGAACCAGCGGCCGGCACCCTCGAGGTGGGCGGTGACTGGTACGACGTCGTCGACCTCCCCGGCGGTGGGTACGGCGTCGTCGTGGGCGACGTCGTCGGTCGAGGGCTGGACGCCGCCGCCGTGATGGGTCAGCTGCGCAGCGCCGGCCGGGCGCTGCTGCTGGAGAGCCGCTCGCCCGCGCACGTGCTCTCCGCGCTGGACCGGTTCGCCGCGCTCGTTCCCGGGGCGACGTGCAGCACCGTCTTCTGCGCCGTCGTCGACCCGATCGCCGGCTCGCTGCAGTACAGCAGCGCCGGCCACCCACCGGCGCTGCTGGTCGACGAGCACGGCCGGGTCACCCAGCTGGAGGGCGCCCGCGGGCTGCCGCTGGCCGTGCTGGAGGGGGCGGTGCGCCCGCAGACCGACGTGGCCCTCCCGCCGGGCTCGACACTGCTGCTCTACACCGACGGACTGGTCGAGCGTCGGGACGAGGCGCTGGACGAGGGGATCGCCCGGGCGTCCGCCGCGCTCGTCGACGGCCGGCACCTGGCCACCGCCCCGCTCAGCCGCCTGCTGACCGACCAGTTGCTGGCCGACGCCCCGGACGACGACGTCGCCTTCCTGCTCTACCGCACCCCCGGCTGA
- a CDS encoding carbamate kinase, with protein sequence MALPRRVVIALGGNAMTGPDGSATPRAQRDAIAAAARHVAAVVATGAEVVLTHGNGPQVGNLLVKNELAAHVVPPVPLDWNVAQTQATIGFTFADELDAALAALGSPQRAAALVTRTLVDPADPGFATPSKPVGRHLPREEAQRLIDLGQNWEDRGERGWRRVVASPEPLSVIDVPAIEALSGAGFVVVCAGGGGVPVVPGPGDGDALLGVEAVIDKDLTAALLARELRADTLVIATDVPHVMVDFGSPSARPLTRVTVAEMRAHADAGQFARGSMGPKVEAALRFVTDSGDGRQGARAVITALTHISDAVARDDVGTVITAQEE encoded by the coding sequence ATGGCCCTCCCCCGTCGCGTCGTCATCGCCCTGGGCGGCAACGCGATGACCGGCCCCGACGGCTCCGCCACCCCGCGCGCCCAGCGGGACGCGATCGCCGCGGCAGCCCGGCACGTTGCCGCCGTCGTCGCCACCGGGGCCGAGGTGGTCCTGACCCACGGCAACGGCCCCCAGGTCGGCAACCTGCTGGTCAAGAACGAGCTGGCCGCGCACGTGGTGCCACCGGTCCCGCTGGACTGGAACGTCGCCCAGACCCAGGCGACCATCGGTTTCACCTTCGCCGACGAGCTGGACGCCGCGCTGGCCGCCCTCGGCTCGCCGCAGCGCGCTGCCGCACTGGTCACCCGCACCCTCGTCGACCCCGCCGACCCGGGGTTCGCGACGCCGTCCAAGCCGGTCGGCCGGCACCTGCCCCGCGAGGAGGCCCAGCGCCTCATCGACCTCGGGCAGAACTGGGAGGACCGCGGCGAGCGCGGCTGGCGGCGGGTGGTCGCCTCACCCGAGCCGCTGTCGGTGATCGACGTCCCGGCCATCGAGGCGCTGAGCGGCGCCGGGTTCGTGGTCGTCTGCGCCGGCGGGGGCGGGGTGCCCGTGGTCCCCGGCCCCGGGGACGGCGACGCGCTGCTGGGCGTCGAGGCGGTCATCGACAAGGACCTCACCGCCGCCCTGCTCGCCCGGGAGCTGCGCGCGGACACGCTGGTCATCGCCACCGACGTCCCGCACGTGATGGTCGACTTCGGCAGCCCCTCTGCCCGGCCGCTCACCCGGGTCACCGTCGCCGAGATGCGTGCGCACGCCGACGCCGGCCAGTTCGCCCGCGGCAGCATGGGCCCCAAGGTCGAGGCCGCCCTGCGCTTCGTGACCGACTCCGGGGACGGCCGCCAGGGCGCGCGCGCCGTCATCACCGCACTGACCCACATCTCCGACGCCGTCGCCCGTGACGACGTCGGCACCGTCATCACCGCACAGGAGGAGTGA